In Phaeobacter inhibens DSM 16374, the following proteins share a genomic window:
- the aroC gene encoding chorismate synthase, which produces MSINSFGHLFRVTTWGESHGPALGATVDGCPPNVPVDAEMLQQWLDKRRPGQNKNMTQRNEPDAVKILSGVFEGKSTGTPIQLMIENTDQRSKDYGDIAQTFRPGHADITYFQKYGNRDYRGGGRSSARETAARVAAGGVAREAIKALVPGLEIKGYMTRMGEMEIDRSRFDWDAIDQNDFWIPDAGAVQDWENYLQGLRKDHDSVGAVIEVVARGVPAGIGAPIYGKLDTDLAAAMMSINAVKAVEIGEGMNAALLKGSENADEIFLGEDGQPVYSSNHSGGILGGISTGQDVVIRFAVKPTSSILTPRQSIRKDGSAAEVITKGRHDPCVGIRAVPVAEAMMACVILDHLLLHRGQVGENQGHIGG; this is translated from the coding sequence ATGTCGATCAACAGCTTTGGCCATTTGTTCCGCGTCACCACCTGGGGCGAAAGCCACGGACCCGCTCTGGGTGCGACGGTTGATGGCTGCCCGCCCAATGTCCCGGTCGATGCCGAGATGCTGCAGCAGTGGCTCGACAAACGCCGCCCCGGTCAGAACAAGAACATGACCCAGCGCAACGAACCTGACGCGGTCAAAATCCTGTCCGGTGTGTTCGAGGGCAAATCGACCGGCACACCGATTCAGCTGATGATCGAAAACACCGATCAGCGCTCCAAGGATTACGGCGATATCGCCCAGACCTTCCGCCCCGGCCATGCCGACATCACCTATTTCCAAAAATACGGCAACCGCGACTATCGTGGCGGCGGGCGTTCCTCCGCCCGCGAAACGGCGGCCCGCGTGGCCGCTGGCGGTGTTGCTCGGGAGGCGATCAAGGCGCTGGTGCCCGGCCTGGAAATCAAAGGCTACATGACCCGGATGGGCGAGATGGAAATCGACCGCAGCCGCTTTGACTGGGACGCCATCGACCAGAATGATTTCTGGATCCCCGATGCCGGCGCCGTTCAGGACTGGGAAAATTACCTACAGGGGCTGCGCAAGGATCACGATTCAGTTGGCGCTGTGATTGAGGTTGTCGCCCGAGGCGTGCCCGCAGGCATCGGCGCACCGATCTATGGCAAGCTGGACACCGATCTGGCCGCAGCGATGATGTCGATCAACGCGGTGAAAGCCGTCGAGATCGGCGAAGGCATGAACGCCGCGCTTCTGAAAGGGTCCGAAAACGCCGATGAGATCTTCCTCGGCGAGGATGGCCAGCCAGTTTATTCGTCGAACCATTCCGGCGGGATTTTGGGCGGGATTTCCACCGGGCAGGATGTTGTCATCCGCTTCGCAGTGAAACCTACCTCCTCGATCCTGACGCCGCGCCAATCGATCCGCAAGGATGGCAGCGCCGCCGAAGTCATCACCAAGGGCCGCCATGACCCCTGTGTAGGCATCCGTGCAGTGCCGGTGGCAGAGGCAATGATGGCCTGCGTGATCCTGGATCACCTGCTGCTGCATCGTGGTCAGGTGGGCGAGAATCAGGGCCACATCGGCGGCTAA
- the thiB gene encoding thiamine ABC transporter substrate binding subunit, whose translation MKHLVLAAGLLGATAAYADTPELIVYTYDSFVSDWGPGPAVEKAFEATCGCDLKLVGAGDGAALLARVKLEGARSDADVVLGLDTNLTAAAKATGLFADHAVSADYALPFAWEDATFAPYDWGYFAFVHKAGMDAPANFAELAESDLKIVIQDPRSSTPGLGLLMWVKAAHGDKAPEIWDGLADNVLTVTKGWSEAYGLFLEGEADMVLSYTTSPAYHLIAEEDDSKAAAVFDEGHYMQVEVAGKLANSDQPELADQFLAFMVSDAFQSVIPTTNWMYPAVTPADGLPKGFETLVAPEKSLLLSEDEAAALRDVALDEWLTALSR comes from the coding sequence ATGAAACATCTTGTACTTGCAGCGGGACTGCTGGGCGCTACGGCAGCCTATGCCGATACGCCTGAATTGATTGTCTATACATACGACAGCTTCGTCTCTGACTGGGGACCGGGTCCGGCCGTCGAGAAAGCCTTTGAGGCGACCTGTGGCTGTGATCTGAAACTGGTCGGCGCAGGCGACGGCGCGGCGTTGTTGGCGCGGGTGAAGCTGGAGGGCGCACGCTCTGACGCTGATGTGGTGCTGGGGCTCGATACCAATCTGACCGCAGCGGCCAAGGCGACAGGTCTGTTTGCGGATCATGCGGTCAGTGCCGATTATGCGCTGCCCTTCGCCTGGGAGGACGCCACTTTCGCCCCTTATGACTGGGGCTATTTTGCCTTCGTTCACAAGGCGGGAATGGACGCGCCTGCGAATTTTGCCGAGCTGGCCGAAAGTGATCTGAAGATCGTCATTCAGGATCCGCGCTCGTCTACGCCGGGTCTGGGGTTGTTGATGTGGGTGAAAGCGGCCCATGGCGACAAGGCGCCCGAGATCTGGGACGGGCTGGCGGACAATGTGCTGACCGTGACCAAAGGCTGGTCCGAAGCCTATGGTCTGTTCCTGGAGGGGGAGGCCGATATGGTGCTGTCCTATACCACCTCGCCCGCCTATCATCTGATTGCTGAGGAAGATGACAGCAAGGCGGCAGCGGTGTTTGACGAAGGTCACTACATGCAGGTCGAAGTTGCCGGTAAGCTTGCGAACAGTGACCAGCCGGAGCTGGCGGATCAGTTCCTTGCCTTCATGGTGTCGGACGCATTCCAATCGGTCATCCCGACCACCAACTGGATGTATCCGGCAGTGACCCCAGCTGATGGGTTGCCCAAAGGGTTTGAGACTCTGGTGGCACCGGAAAAATCGCTGCTGCTGAGCGAAGACGAGGCTGCGGCGCTGCGCGATGTGGCGCTGGACGAATGGCTGACCGCGCTCAGCCGTTAA
- a CDS encoding thiamine/thiamine pyrophosphate ABC transporter permease ThiP: MADRAQPLRSRWGLGVAACVAALILGALAAVVWRAEVGRGLGFADWAAIRFTLMQAVLSAVVSVVLAVPVARALARRRFPGRRLLIALMGAPFILPVIVAILGILAVFGRSGWLSDFLGLFGFEPVQIYGLHGVVLAHVFFNLPLATRLILQGWQEIPAERFRLAAQINADSRAMWQLLEAPMLRQVVPGALAVVFAICLSSFAVALTLGGGPRATTIELAIYQAFRFDFDLGRAAMLSGVQLLLTGGAALVALRVATGEGFGAGLDRPVRRWDGRGSLARVADAVCIIGAAVFLLLPLSAIVISGLPGLVSMGASVWLAAVYSALIAGVSTLVLLAMALPMAVAVALGRGGLVELSGLLGLAVSPLVIGTGLFILIYPVADPFALALPVTAMVNALMSLPFALRILIPRVREILARYGRLAMSLDMRGWVFVWRVLLPRLRPQIGFAAGLAAALSMGDLGVIALFADSETATLPLQVYRLMGAYRMEAASGGALLLLCLSMGAFYILDRGGRRHAET, translated from the coding sequence ATGGCTGACCGCGCTCAGCCGTTAAGATCCCGTTGGGGTCTGGGCGTCGCTGCCTGTGTGGCGGCGCTGATCCTTGGGGCACTGGCCGCAGTGGTCTGGCGCGCCGAGGTTGGGCGCGGGCTTGGGTTTGCTGATTGGGCTGCTATTCGGTTCACTTTAATGCAGGCGGTGCTCTCGGCTGTTGTCAGCGTGGTGCTGGCGGTGCCGGTTGCCCGGGCGCTGGCGCGGCGGCGATTCCCGGGGCGGCGCCTGCTGATCGCCCTCATGGGCGCGCCGTTTATCCTGCCGGTGATCGTGGCAATCCTTGGCATTCTTGCGGTATTTGGCCGCTCCGGCTGGCTGAGCGATTTTCTGGGCCTGTTCGGGTTTGAGCCGGTGCAGATCTATGGGTTGCACGGAGTTGTGCTGGCGCATGTGTTTTTCAATCTGCCACTGGCGACGCGGCTGATCCTGCAGGGCTGGCAAGAGATCCCGGCAGAACGGTTTCGGCTGGCGGCGCAGATCAATGCAGACAGTCGAGCGATGTGGCAGCTGCTGGAAGCGCCGATGCTGCGGCAGGTGGTGCCCGGCGCGCTGGCGGTGGTGTTTGCGATCTGCCTGTCAAGCTTTGCGGTGGCGCTGACGTTGGGGGGCGGGCCGCGGGCCACTACCATTGAACTGGCGATCTATCAGGCGTTTCGATTTGATTTTGATCTGGGCCGCGCGGCGATGTTGTCCGGGGTTCAACTGTTGTTGACCGGTGGCGCGGCGCTGGTGGCCCTGCGGGTGGCCACGGGGGAAGGCTTTGGCGCGGGACTGGACCGCCCGGTACGGCGCTGGGACGGGCGGGGGAGTCTCGCACGCGTCGCGGACGCCGTATGCATCATCGGTGCTGCGGTGTTTTTGTTGCTTCCGCTGAGCGCGATTGTGATCTCTGGCCTGCCGGGACTGGTGTCGATGGGGGCGTCGGTCTGGTTGGCGGCGGTGTATTCGGCGCTGATTGCCGGGGTCAGCACGCTGGTGTTGCTGGCGATGGCCTTGCCGATGGCGGTTGCGGTGGCGCTGGGCCGGGGCGGGCTGGTCGAGCTGTCGGGCCTGCTGGGGCTGGCAGTGTCGCCACTGGTGATCGGCACCGGCCTGTTTATTCTGATCTATCCTGTGGCGGATCCCTTTGCACTGGCTTTGCCGGTGACGGCAATGGTCAATGCGCTGATGTCGCTGCCCTTTGCGCTGCGCATTCTGATTCCACGGGTGCGCGAGATCCTGGCGCGTTACGGCCGTCTGGCGATGTCACTCGACATGCGGGGGTGGGTGTTTGTCTGGCGTGTGCTGCTGCCCCGGCTGCGCCCGCAGATTGGCTTTGCCGCCGGGTTGGCGGCTGCGCTGTCGATGGGGGATCTCGGTGTCATTGCGCTGTTTGCCGATTCTGAAACAGCAACCTTGCCCTTGCAGGTCTATCGTCTGATGGGGGCTTACCGGATGGAGGCAGCCTCGGGTGGGGCGCTCTTGCTTTTGTGCCTGTCCATGGGAGCGTTTTATATTCTCGACCGGGGAGGTCGTCGCCATGCTGAGACTTGA
- a CDS encoding thiamine ABC transporter ATP-binding protein, protein MLRLENCRLDNGGFIVRADLSVAAGQRVAVIGPSGAGKTTLIEAIAGFVPITAGTLSWQGRALTDVLPGERPIAMLFQDGNLFPHLSVAQNVGLGIRPNLRLSAEEQDKVRAAIARVGLAGMEDRKPAALSGGQQSRVALGRVLVQGRDLLLLDEPFAALGPALKAEMLDLVAELAAETGATVLMVSHDPADARRIAGQVVVVAEGEAHPPMATAELLDNPPPALKAYLG, encoded by the coding sequence ATGCTGAGACTTGAGAACTGCCGATTGGATAACGGCGGCTTTATCGTGCGCGCGGATCTGTCGGTTGCGGCGGGTCAGCGGGTGGCGGTGATTGGCCCCTCTGGTGCGGGCAAGACCACGCTGATCGAGGCCATCGCGGGGTTTGTTCCGATCACGGCCGGAACGCTGTCCTGGCAGGGGCGCGCGCTGACCGATGTATTGCCGGGGGAGCGGCCCATCGCGATGCTGTTTCAGGACGGCAATCTGTTTCCGCATCTGAGCGTGGCGCAAAACGTGGGTCTTGGGATCCGCCCGAATCTGCGCCTGAGTGCTGAGGAGCAGGACAAGGTGCGCGCAGCGATCGCGCGGGTGGGATTGGCGGGTATGGAAGATCGCAAACCCGCCGCGCTTTCGGGGGGACAGCAGAGCCGCGTGGCGCTGGGACGCGTATTGGTGCAGGGGCGTGATCTGTTGCTGCTGGATGAGCCTTTCGCGGCACTTGGACCAGCGCTGAAGGCGGAAATGCTGGATCTGGTGGCAGAACTGGCGGCGGAGACCGGGGCCACGGTGCTGATGGTCAGCCATGATCCTGCGGATGCGCGCCGGATTGCCGGTCAGGTGGTGGTGGTGGCGGAGGGTGAAGCCCACCCGCCAATGGCGACGGCGGAGTTGCTGGACAATCCGCCGCCTGCGCTGAAGGCCTATCTGGGATAG
- a CDS encoding 6,7-dimethyl-8-ribityllumazine synthase has product MTHTRFAFIKAHWHSDIVDRALEGFQELIPAEQIDVFDVPGAFEMPLLAKELAKTGKYDAIACAAFVVDGGIYRHDFVAQAVVDGLMQAGMETNVPVLSVSLTPHHYQETDHHNAIYRAHFVDKGREAANAALMITKTRKEAFGA; this is encoded by the coding sequence ATGACACACACCCGATTTGCCTTCATCAAGGCGCACTGGCATTCCGATATCGTTGATCGCGCGCTGGAGGGCTTTCAGGAGCTGATCCCCGCCGAGCAGATCGACGTGTTCGATGTTCCCGGCGCCTTTGAAATGCCGCTTCTGGCCAAAGAACTGGCCAAGACCGGCAAATACGATGCCATCGCCTGCGCTGCCTTTGTGGTGGATGGCGGCATCTATCGCCACGATTTTGTGGCACAGGCTGTGGTGGATGGTCTGATGCAGGCCGGGATGGAGACCAACGTGCCTGTCCTGTCCGTCTCGCTGACGCCACACCACTATCAGGAAACCGATCATCACAACGCCATCTACCGCGCTCATTTCGTCGACAAGGGGCGCGAGGCGGCCAATGCGGCGCTGATGATTACCAAGACCCGCAAAGAGGCGTTTGGCGCCTGA
- a CDS encoding glutathione S-transferase, giving the protein MKLYHAPTSPYVRKVMVLLHETDQLADVELRPVATTPISPASDLRAANPLAKIPALERADGATLYDSRVICAYLADRAGNALYAGGWDTRVLEATADGIMEAAVFLSYEKRLRPADKQWPEWIEGQSGKVLGGCAALNTRWMSHLQGPLRIGQIAVACALAYVDFRHPDMGWRNGNEALAEWFAAFDSRPSMQATRPPES; this is encoded by the coding sequence ATGAAACTCTATCACGCGCCGACCTCTCCCTATGTACGCAAGGTCATGGTGCTGCTGCACGAGACCGATCAGTTGGCAGATGTGGAGCTGCGCCCGGTTGCCACGACGCCGATCTCTCCGGCCAGTGATCTGAGGGCGGCCAATCCGCTGGCAAAGATCCCGGCGCTGGAGCGGGCCGATGGTGCGACGCTTTATGACAGCCGGGTGATCTGCGCCTATCTGGCAGACCGCGCTGGCAATGCGCTTTATGCTGGCGGCTGGGACACGCGGGTGCTGGAGGCGACGGCGGATGGTATTATGGAGGCGGCTGTATTTCTGTCCTATGAAAAGCGTCTGCGCCCCGCAGACAAGCAGTGGCCCGAGTGGATCGAAGGGCAGAGCGGCAAGGTGCTGGGGGGCTGTGCCGCGCTGAACACCCGCTGGATGTCACATTTGCAAGGCCCCTTGCGGATTGGCCAGATCGCGGTCGCCTGTGCGCTGGCCTATGTGGATTTCCGCCACCCGGATATGGGGTGGCGCAACGGCAATGAGGCGCTGGCAGAGTGGTTTGCCGCATTCGATTCGCGCCCGTCGATGCAGGCGACACGCCCGCCGGAAAGCTGA
- the petA gene encoding ubiquinol-cytochrome c reductase iron-sulfur subunit, whose product MSHAEDNEGTRRDFLYYATAGAGAVTAGAAIWPLVNQMNPSADVQALSSIIVDVSGVEVGTQLSVMFLGKPVFIRRRTEEEIEEARAVDLAELPDQQDRNANKPGLDASDENRTLDDAGEWLVMMGVCTHLGCVPLGDGAGDFNGWFCPCHGSHYDTAGRIRKGPAPENLPVPAAEFIDETTIQLG is encoded by the coding sequence GTGTCCCACGCAGAAGACAACGAAGGAACCCGGAGAGATTTCCTCTACTACGCCACTGCCGGCGCCGGGGCAGTGACTGCGGGTGCCGCAATTTGGCCCCTGGTCAACCAGATGAACCCCTCGGCTGACGTTCAGGCTCTGTCCTCGATCATCGTGGATGTGAGCGGCGTGGAAGTCGGGACTCAGCTCTCGGTTATGTTCCTTGGCAAGCCGGTGTTCATTCGCCGCCGTACCGAGGAAGAAATCGAAGAAGCCCGTGCTGTCGATCTGGCGGAACTGCCTGATCAGCAGGACCGCAATGCGAACAAACCTGGTCTGGACGCATCCGATGAAAACCGCACCCTGGATGACGCTGGCGAATGGCTGGTGATGATGGGTGTGTGTACCCACCTCGGTTGCGTGCCGCTGGGTGACGGTGCAGGCGATTTCAACGGCTGGTTCTGCCCCTGCCATGGTTCGCACTACGACACTGCCGGTCGTATCCGCAAAGGCCCCGCACCCGAGAACCTGCCGGTTCCGGCCGCGGAGTTCATCGACGAAACCACCATCCAACTGGGATAA
- the petB gene encoding cytochrome b, with the protein MSGIPHDHYEPKTGGEKWLHSRLPIVGLIYDTIMIPTPKNLNWLWIWGIVLAFCLAMQIVTGIILVMHYTPHVDLAFSSVEHIMRNVNGGFMIRYLHANGASLFFIAVYIHIFRGLYYGSYKAPREITWIIGMLIYLMMMGTAFMGYVLPWGQMSFWGATVITGLFGAIPFIGEPIQTLLLGGPAVDNATLNRFFSLHYLLPFVIAGLVIVHIWAFHTTGNNNPTGVEVRRGSKEEANKDTLPFWPYFVIKDFLGLAVVLVIFWAIVGFMPNYLGHPDNYIEANPLQTPAHIVPEWYFLPFYAILRAFTSEVWVVQIASFVTGGIVDAKFFGVLAMFGAIAVMALAPWLDTSRVRSGRFRPQFKWWFLLLVIDFFALMWLGAMPAEEPYASISLVASAYWFGYFLVILPLLGVIEKPLAIPETIEADFDAHYGKKSGADATPAE; encoded by the coding sequence ATGTCCGGCATTCCGCACGATCATTACGAGCCGAAAACCGGTGGCGAGAAGTGGCTTCACAGCCGTCTGCCCATCGTCGGCCTGATCTACGACACCATCATGATCCCCACGCCCAAGAACCTGAACTGGTTGTGGATTTGGGGCATTGTCCTGGCCTTCTGTCTGGCCATGCAAATTGTCACCGGTATCATTCTGGTGATGCATTACACCCCGCATGTGGATCTGGCGTTTTCCTCCGTTGAGCACATCATGCGCAACGTGAACGGCGGCTTTATGATCCGCTACCTGCACGCCAATGGCGCGTCGCTGTTCTTCATCGCGGTCTATATCCACATCTTCCGTGGTCTCTATTATGGCTCCTACAAGGCGCCGCGCGAGATCACGTGGATCATCGGTATGCTGATCTATCTGATGATGATGGGCACCGCATTCATGGGCTATGTTCTGCCCTGGGGTCAGATGTCCTTCTGGGGCGCGACCGTGATCACCGGCCTGTTTGGCGCGATCCCGTTCATCGGCGAGCCGATCCAGACCCTGCTTCTGGGTGGTCCGGCCGTGGACAATGCCACGCTGAACCGCTTCTTCTCGCTGCACTACCTGCTGCCGTTTGTGATTGCCGGTCTCGTGATCGTCCACATCTGGGCGTTCCACACCACGGGCAACAACAACCCGACCGGTGTTGAGGTGCGTCGTGGCTCCAAGGAAGAAGCTAATAAAGACACGCTGCCGTTCTGGCCTTATTTCGTGATCAAGGATTTCCTTGGTCTGGCGGTCGTGCTGGTGATCTTCTGGGCCATCGTCGGCTTTATGCCGAACTACCTGGGGCATCCGGACAACTACATCGAGGCCAACCCGCTGCAGACCCCTGCGCATATCGTTCCGGAGTGGTACTTCCTGCCGTTCTACGCGATCCTGCGGGCCTTCACCTCTGAAGTCTGGGTTGTGCAAATTGCGTCCTTCGTCACCGGTGGTATCGTGGATGCCAAGTTCTTTGGTGTTCTGGCGATGTTTGGTGCGATTGCAGTGATGGCGCTGGCGCCCTGGCTGGACACCAGCCGCGTGCGCTCCGGTCGTTTCCGCCCGCAGTTCAAATGGTGGTTCCTCTTGCTGGTCATCGACTTCTTCGCCCTGATGTGGCTGGGTGCGATGCCTGCGGAAGAACCCTATGCGTCGATCTCCCTGGTCGCTTCGGCTTATTGGTTCGGCTACTTCCTGGTTATTCTGCCCCTGCTGGGCGTGATCGAGAAGCCGCTGGCCATTCCGGAGACCATCGAAGCCGATTTTGATGCCCATTATGGCAAGAAATCTGGCGCTGACGCCACGCCGGCTGAGTAA
- a CDS encoding cytochrome c1 gives MLKKLATGAAFALALVPAASFAAGGAGHVEDYDFSFEGPFGTYDTNQLQRGLQIYTEVCAACHGLKQVPLRTLADEGGPNLPADQVRAYAADNFSVYDPELDEDRPAKPTDHFPENNNAGAPDLSLMAKARAGFHGPYGLGLNQMFKGMGGAEYIASLLAGYTGETKEEAGTTFYENTAFPGGWISMAPPISDEQVEFIDGAPTDVESLSQDVAAFLMWTAEPKMMARKQAGFVGVLFLTLLSVLLYLTNKRLWAPHKGKKTS, from the coding sequence ATGTTGAAAAAACTTGCAACCGGTGCCGCCTTCGCTCTGGCGCTCGTTCCTGCCGCATCTTTTGCGGCAGGCGGAGCAGGCCATGTCGAAGACTACGACTTCTCTTTTGAAGGCCCGTTCGGCACCTATGACACCAACCAGCTGCAGCGCGGCTTGCAGATCTACACCGAGGTCTGCGCGGCCTGCCACGGTCTGAAACAGGTGCCGCTGCGCACGCTGGCAGACGAGGGCGGACCGAACCTGCCTGCGGATCAGGTCCGTGCCTATGCGGCTGATAACTTCAGTGTTTATGATCCGGAACTGGATGAGGACCGCCCGGCGAAGCCGACGGATCACTTCCCGGAGAACAACAACGCTGGTGCTCCTGACCTGTCGCTGATGGCGAAGGCGCGCGCAGGCTTCCACGGGCCCTATGGTCTGGGTCTGAACCAGATGTTCAAAGGCATGGGTGGCGCCGAATATATCGCCTCTCTGCTGGCGGGCTACACTGGTGAAACCAAGGAAGAAGCGGGCACCACTTTCTATGAGAACACCGCCTTCCCGGGTGGCTGGATCTCCATGGCGCCGCCGATTTCGGATGAGCAGGTCGAATTCATCGATGGCGCGCCGACCGATGTGGAAAGCCTGTCTCAGGACGTCGCGGCTTTCCTGATGTGGACCGCAGAGCCGAAGATGATGGCACGCAAGCAGGCTGGTTTTGTCGGCGTGCTGTTCCTGACGCTGCTGTCGGTGCTGCTGTATCTGACCAACAAGCGCCTCTGGGCGCCGCATAAAGGCAAGAAAACCAGCTAA
- a CDS encoding chloramphenicol phosphotransferase CPT family protein yields MALILFLHGASSSGKSTLATALRDQASRPFLHLSIDHLRDSGAWRPADYPDWHAARPAFFAGFHRMIAGFAEAGNDLIIEHILDTPGWHAELQALLSHHDIVFIGLRPPLATLNQRERVRGNRPAGSAARDAAHVHDGLRYDLEFDGSPPAADMARTLFTHLETPRPRSRFFA; encoded by the coding sequence ATGGCTCTCATCCTCTTCCTCCATGGCGCCTCCAGCAGCGGCAAATCCACGCTTGCAACCGCATTGCGGGATCAGGCTTCGCGGCCTTTCCTGCATCTTTCCATTGATCACCTGCGCGACAGTGGTGCCTGGCGGCCTGCGGATTATCCCGATTGGCACGCAGCGCGTCCGGCGTTCTTCGCCGGCTTCCACCGCATGATTGCCGGCTTTGCCGAGGCCGGGAACGACCTGATCATCGAACATATCCTCGACACCCCCGGCTGGCACGCTGAGCTACAGGCCCTGCTGAGCCACCATGATATTGTCTTCATCGGGTTGCGCCCGCCGCTCGCGACGCTCAATCAGCGCGAGAGGGTCCGAGGCAACAGACCAGCAGGCAGCGCCGCACGAGATGCGGCGCATGTCCATGATGGGCTCCGATATGACCTGGAATTTGATGGCAGCCCCCCGGCCGCAGATATGGCCCGAACGCTCTTCACGCATCTCGAGACCCCAAGACCCCGCTCCCGCTTCTTCGCCTGA
- the mtaB gene encoding tRNA (N(6)-L-threonylcarbamoyladenosine(37)-C(2))-methylthiotransferase MtaB: MTNAPKFTTLGCRLNAYETEAMKELSQQAGLQNAVVVNTCAVTAEAVRKARQEIRKLRRENPEAPIIVTGCAAQTEPETFAAMDEVTQVIGNTEKMQAQTWQQIAKGPDFIGTTEKVQVDDIMSVTETAGHLIDGFGTRSRAYVQVQNGCDHRCTFCIIPYGRGNSRSVPAGVVVDQIKRLVDRGYNEVVLTGVDLTSWGADLPATPQLGDLVMRILKLVPDLPRLRISSIDSIEVDDNLMQAIATEPRLMPHLHLSLQHGDDLILKRMARRHLRDDAIRFCEEARKLRPEMTFGADIIAGFPTETDAHFENSLKLVSDCDLTWLHVFPYSKREGTPAARIPSQVNGPLIKERAARLRAAGDAQVQTHLTAAVGKAHQILMENPHMGRTEQFTEVTFAAPQIEGQIVTATPTGITGTQLTA; this comes from the coding sequence GTGACCAACGCCCCCAAGTTCACAACACTCGGCTGTCGGCTGAACGCCTATGAGACCGAGGCCATGAAGGAGCTCAGCCAGCAGGCCGGGCTTCAGAATGCGGTCGTGGTGAACACCTGCGCTGTCACGGCAGAGGCGGTGCGCAAAGCCCGGCAGGAGATTCGCAAGCTGCGCCGCGAAAACCCCGAGGCGCCGATCATCGTCACCGGATGCGCCGCCCAGACCGAGCCCGAGACCTTTGCCGCCATGGATGAGGTCACGCAGGTCATCGGCAATACCGAGAAAATGCAGGCCCAAACCTGGCAGCAGATCGCCAAGGGACCTGATTTCATCGGCACCACTGAAAAGGTGCAAGTCGACGACATCATGTCGGTGACGGAAACCGCTGGCCATCTGATTGATGGCTTCGGCACCCGCTCGCGCGCCTATGTGCAGGTACAGAATGGCTGTGACCACCGCTGCACTTTCTGCATCATCCCCTATGGTCGCGGCAACTCACGCTCTGTTCCGGCGGGCGTGGTGGTGGACCAGATCAAGCGGCTGGTGGACCGGGGCTATAATGAGGTGGTGTTGACCGGCGTCGACCTCACCTCTTGGGGCGCAGACCTGCCCGCCACGCCACAGCTTGGCGATCTGGTGATGCGCATCCTGAAGCTGGTGCCGGATCTGCCACGCCTGCGGATTTCCTCGATCGATTCGATTGAGGTAGATGACAACCTGATGCAGGCGATCGCAACAGAACCCCGTCTGATGCCACATCTGCACCTGTCTCTACAGCACGGCGATGATCTCATACTGAAACGCATGGCCCGACGCCACCTCCGCGATGATGCGATCCGCTTCTGCGAGGAGGCCCGCAAACTTCGCCCGGAGATGACCTTCGGCGCCGATATCATCGCAGGCTTTCCGACCGAAACCGATGCCCATTTCGAGAATTCGCTGAAGCTGGTCAGCGACTGCGATCTTACCTGGCTGCATGTCTTCCCCTACTCAAAGCGTGAGGGCACGCCCGCAGCCCGGATCCCCAGCCAGGTCAACGGCCCTCTGATCAAGGAACGCGCCGCCCGCCTGCGCGCCGCGGGTGACGCCCAGGTTCAGACGCATCTGACCGCGGCAGTGGGTAAAGCTCATCAGATTTTGATGGAAAATCCGCACATGGGCCGAACCGAACAATTCACCGAAGTCACCTTTGCCGCCCCTCAGATCGAAGGGCAGATCGTGACCGCCACACCAACCGGGATCACGGGCACACAGCTCACAGCCTGA